From one Actinomycetes bacterium genomic stretch:
- a CDS encoding DHA2 family efflux MFS transporter permease subunit, whose amino-acid sequence MPDAPRPSPGPSPRPQPRPTVAPRWAPLVVVSLAQLMIALDATIVSIALPSAQRALHVSDANRQLVITAYTLAFGGLLLLGGRIADYLGRKRAFLIGLAGFAAASALGGAATSLGMLLAGRALQGAFAAILAPTALSLLAVTFTEPAERARAFAVYGGIAGSGGAAGLLLGGVLTQYLAWRWCLYVNVPIAVIAMTGGWAALPDLRPAGRPRLDIPGVLLATGSLAAVVYACTQAVSHGWGAHTVVGLFVAGTVGLALFVAQESRSASPLLPLRIVANRNRGGAYLSAALAVVGMYGMFLLLTYYFQVVLRFSPVRAGLAFLPMTAAVVASSAGIASPLLPRVPPRALIAPGLLVATAGLVWLTQLHPDSAYATHALPAEILTGLGIGCVFVPVFSLATQGVAPHETGIASAMVNTANQVGGSIGTALLNTIAASATAAYLAAHARGSATATAAQGLVHGYTVAIAWGAGILAAAALLATIMITAGRPPHPGDNAPTAAHASSRQPDPARHPEAGGSDAGSNGYKTPGRRHPPATETAGADELQLRRRRR is encoded by the coding sequence ATGCCTGACGCCCCTCGACCATCGCCTGGTCCAAGTCCTCGACCCCAGCCGCGACCGACCGTCGCACCGCGCTGGGCGCCGCTGGTGGTCGTCTCGCTCGCGCAGCTGATGATCGCCCTGGACGCGACCATCGTGAGCATCGCCCTGCCGTCGGCGCAGCGGGCGCTGCACGTCTCCGATGCGAACCGGCAGCTGGTGATCACCGCCTACACGCTCGCCTTCGGCGGGCTGCTGCTGCTCGGCGGCCGGATCGCCGATTACCTGGGGCGCAAGCGGGCGTTCCTGATCGGGCTGGCCGGGTTCGCCGCCGCATCGGCGCTCGGCGGCGCCGCCACCAGCCTTGGGATGCTGCTGGCCGGCCGGGCCCTCCAAGGGGCCTTCGCCGCGATCCTGGCGCCCACGGCCCTGTCGCTGCTCGCCGTGACCTTCACCGAACCCGCCGAGCGGGCAAGAGCGTTCGCGGTCTACGGCGGGATCGCCGGCAGCGGCGGCGCCGCCGGCCTGCTCCTCGGCGGCGTGCTGACCCAGTACCTCGCCTGGCGGTGGTGCCTGTATGTGAACGTGCCGATCGCGGTCATCGCCATGACCGGCGGCTGGGCCGCGCTCCCCGACCTGCGCCCGGCGGGCAGGCCGCGCCTTGACATCCCCGGCGTGCTCCTCGCGACCGGCTCCCTGGCCGCCGTGGTCTACGCCTGCACCCAGGCGGTATCCCACGGCTGGGGTGCGCACACCGTGGTCGGCCTCTTCGTGGCGGGCACGGTCGGGCTGGCGCTGTTCGTGGCGCAGGAGTCCCGCTCGGCCAGCCCGCTGCTGCCGCTGCGCATCGTGGCCAACCGCAACCGCGGTGGCGCCTACCTGTCGGCGGCCCTTGCGGTCGTCGGCATGTACGGCATGTTCCTGCTGCTCACCTACTACTTCCAGGTCGTCCTGCGGTTCTCGCCCGTGCGGGCGGGGCTGGCGTTCCTACCGATGACCGCGGCGGTCGTGGCCAGCTCCGCGGGTATCGCCAGCCCCCTGCTGCCCCGCGTGCCGCCAAGGGCACTGATCGCTCCCGGCCTGCTGGTGGCCACCGCCGGGCTAGTGTGGCTCACCCAGCTCCACCCCGACAGCGCCTACGCCACCCACGCCCTGCCCGCCGAGATCCTGACCGGCCTGGGCATCGGCTGCGTGTTCGTGCCGGTCTTCAGCCTCGCCACCCAAGGAGTCGCCCCACACGAGACCGGGATCGCCTCGGCGATGGTCAACACCGCAAACCAGGTCGGCGGGTCGATCGGCACCGCGCTGCTCAACACCATCGCCGCCAGCGCCACCGCCGCCTACCTGGCCGCACACGCGCGAGGTTCCGCCACCGCCACCGCGGCCCAGGGTCTCGTCCACGGCTACACCGTGGCCATCGCGTGGGGCGCTGGCATCCTCGCGGCAGCCGCGCTGCTCGCCACCATCATGATCACCGCCGGCCGGCCACCGCATCCTGGCGACAACGCGCCCACCGCCGCGCACGCGTCCTCCAGACAGCCAGACCCTGCACGCCATCCCGAAGCTGGAGGCTCAGACGCTGGATCCAACGGCTACAAGACGCCAGGCCGGAGGCACCCTCCCGCAACCGAAACCGCAGGTGCCGACGAACTTCAGCTGAGAAGGAGAAGACGATGA
- a CDS encoding site-2 protease family protein, with amino-acid sequence MGRGLDVGRVLGVPVRLDLTWFLGLLVFTAGTLDVWAPTVTGAGALALSLGFSLAFFASVLTHELCHALVARALGVPTAEVTLYVFGGAARIVSEPGGPGGEVLMAMAGPLASVVLAGLFALTSQLATGWVAQLAWFLGAGNLVLAVFNLLPGFPLDGGRLARALVWKLTGRRVLATRITAWLGRGLAVLLVAGGGVAMLLDHSPRYLLQVVLGLFLFRAAVEGERAARRTDHLHTPSGPG; translated from the coding sequence TTGGGGCGGGGGCTCGACGTCGGACGGGTGCTCGGTGTCCCGGTCCGTCTCGACCTGACCTGGTTCCTCGGCCTGCTCGTGTTCACCGCGGGCACCCTCGACGTGTGGGCGCCCACGGTCACCGGGGCCGGCGCGCTCGCGCTCTCGCTCGGCTTCAGCCTCGCCTTCTTCGCCTCGGTGCTGACCCACGAGCTGTGCCACGCCCTGGTCGCCCGCGCCCTCGGGGTGCCCACCGCCGAGGTCACCCTCTACGTGTTCGGCGGCGCGGCCCGCATCGTCAGCGAGCCCGGCGGCCCCGGCGGCGAGGTGCTCATGGCCATGGCCGGCCCGCTCGCCTCGGTCGTGCTGGCCGGGCTGTTCGCGCTCACCAGCCAGCTCGCCACGGGCTGGGTGGCGCAGCTCGCATGGTTCCTCGGCGCCGGCAACCTGGTGCTGGCCGTGTTCAACCTGCTCCCCGGCTTCCCCCTGGACGGCGGCCGGCTGGCCAGGGCGCTGGTCTGGAAGCTGACCGGCCGCCGGGTCCTCGCCACCCGGATCACCGCCTGGCTCGGCCGCGGCCTGGCCGTCCTGCTCGTCGCGGGCGGCGGCGTGGCCATGCTGCTCGACCACTCGCCCCGCTACCTCCTCCAGGTGGTGCTCGGGTTGTTTCTGTTCCGGGCTGCCGTGGAGGGCGAGCGCGCGGCCAGGCGCACCGACCACCTGCACACGCCGTCCGGTCCGGGGTGA
- a CDS encoding homogentisate 1,2-dioxygenase, whose protein sequence is MIPQSKGRVTRQAHVDLPAGTYEEEHGRQAFTGRASHLYRTAPPTAWVKVEGPLRPWAFDWNQVTPPDQTDPEGDPLVVLSNEDLAILVSRRAAPMPFFVRDADGDVIYFVHRGTGTLETDYGPLGFRPGDYLVVPKGTTHRVVPETTDNFFLLIEGDEFVLPDKGLLGHHALFDPGVLETPEPDPHDERGEFRVKVRRRSQVTTFTFPHHPLNVVGWQGDLAPYRLNVADFRPVVSPRYHLPPSVHTTFRCRGFDVATFAPRPFETEPGALRVPFYHSNIDNDELLFYHDGDFFSRKGIDKGMATLHPAGVHHGPQPGAAEGAAKKETTDEVAVMVECLQPLTVSPEAEKASVDTYATSWARGMGLLDR, encoded by the coding sequence ATGATCCCGCAGTCGAAGGGGAGGGTGACCAGGCAGGCGCACGTCGACCTGCCCGCCGGGACCTACGAGGAGGAGCACGGCCGCCAGGCGTTCACCGGGCGGGCCTCGCACCTGTACCGGACCGCACCGCCGACCGCCTGGGTCAAGGTCGAGGGGCCGCTGCGGCCCTGGGCCTTCGACTGGAACCAGGTGACGCCGCCCGACCAGACCGACCCCGAAGGCGACCCGCTCGTCGTGCTCTCCAACGAGGACCTGGCCATCCTGGTGTCGCGCCGGGCCGCGCCGATGCCGTTCTTCGTCCGGGACGCCGACGGCGACGTCATCTACTTCGTCCACCGGGGCACGGGCACGCTGGAGACCGACTACGGCCCGCTCGGCTTCCGGCCCGGCGACTACCTCGTCGTGCCCAAAGGCACCACCCACCGGGTCGTCCCGGAGACCACCGACAACTTCTTCCTGCTCATCGAGGGCGACGAGTTCGTCCTGCCCGACAAGGGGCTGCTCGGCCACCACGCCCTCTTCGACCCGGGCGTGCTGGAGACCCCCGAGCCCGACCCGCACGACGAGCGGGGGGAGTTCCGGGTCAAGGTGCGGCGCCGCAGCCAGGTCACCACCTTCACCTTCCCGCACCACCCGCTCAACGTGGTCGGCTGGCAGGGCGACCTGGCGCCCTACCGGCTCAACGTGGCCGACTTCCGGCCGGTGGTCAGCCCCCGCTACCACCTGCCGCCGAGCGTGCACACCACCTTCCGCTGCCGCGGGTTCGACGTCGCCACGTTCGCGCCCCGCCCGTTCGAGACCGAGCCAGGCGCCCTGCGGGTGCCCTTCTACCATTCAAATATTGACAACGATGAGCTGCTCTTCTACCACGACGGTGATTTCTTCAGTCGCAAGGGAATCGACAAGGGGATGGCGACCCTGCACCCGGCCGGCGTCCACCACGGGCCCCAGCCGGGCGCGGCCGAGGGGGCGGCCAAGAAGGAGACCACTGACGAGGTGGCGGTCATGGTCGAGTGCCTGCAGCCCCTCACCGTCAGCCCGGAGGCCGAGAAGGCCTCGGTCGACACGTACGCCACCTCCTGGGCCCGCGGCATGGGGCTGCTCGACCGGTAG
- a CDS encoding crosslink repair DNA glycosylase YcaQ family protein, translating into MPDSLSIGQARRLALAAQGLLRAPAARAAGPAAMRAALQRLGAIQVDSINVVARSHELVVASRVGAHDPAAFERLLYRRRAGFEYWGHAASFLPIDSYRWFLPRMRRMAATTRGWWAGVRTEHAELYPKVLARIAEQGPLAASAFREPDAGLRGTWWDWAPAKHVLEDLFDQGVLLVHDRVRFERRYDLAERVLPPGLDVSVPSETEAAVALTVLAARALGVGTAADLADYFRLPPAEARPALAEAVASGLLAEVAVQGWAKPAYLVPGTPVPRGAGARPPVLLSPFDSLIWFRERTERLFGFRYRVEVYVPAAKRRHGYYVMPVLAGDRLVARVDPKHDRPGGRLLLRALTLEDGGDRAEALAATAVAARHLAAHLGAADVEPGEEVEPRLARELAAALAAAGGTGPAAARAATGPLEEDAASG; encoded by the coding sequence ATGCCCGACTCGCTCTCCATCGGCCAGGCGCGCCGGCTCGCCCTGGCCGCCCAGGGGCTGCTCCGCGCGCCCGCGGCGCGGGCGGCCGGGCCGGCCGCCATGCGGGCCGCGCTGCAGCGGCTCGGCGCAATCCAGGTCGACTCGATCAACGTGGTCGCCCGCAGCCACGAACTGGTCGTGGCGTCCAGGGTGGGCGCCCACGACCCGGCCGCCTTCGAGCGCCTGCTGTACAGGCGGCGGGCGGGGTTCGAGTACTGGGGCCACGCCGCCTCGTTCCTGCCCATCGACAGCTACCGCTGGTTCCTGCCCCGGATGCGCCGGATGGCGGCGACCACCCGGGGCTGGTGGGCCGGGGTCCGCACCGAGCACGCCGAGCTGTACCCGAAGGTCCTCGCGCGCATCGCCGAGCAGGGGCCGCTGGCCGCCTCGGCGTTCCGGGAGCCGGACGCCGGGCTGCGGGGGACGTGGTGGGACTGGGCTCCAGCCAAGCACGTGCTCGAGGACCTGTTCGACCAGGGCGTGCTGCTGGTCCACGACCGGGTCCGGTTCGAGCGCCGCTACGACCTGGCCGAGCGGGTCCTGCCGCCCGGGCTCGACGTGTCGGTCCCCTCCGAGACCGAGGCCGCGGTCGCCCTCACCGTGCTGGCCGCCCGCGCCCTCGGGGTGGGCACCGCGGCCGACCTGGCCGACTACTTCCGGCTCCCGCCCGCCGAGGCCAGGCCCGCGCTGGCCGAGGCGGTCGCCAGCGGGCTGCTGGCCGAGGTCGCGGTGCAGGGCTGGGCCAAGCCGGCCTACCTGGTGCCCGGCACGCCCGTGCCTCGGGGAGCGGGCGCCCGCCCACCGGTCCTCCTCAGCCCGTTCGACTCCCTCATCTGGTTCCGGGAGCGGACCGAGCGGCTGTTCGGCTTCCGCTACCGCGTCGAGGTGTACGTGCCCGCGGCCAAGCGGCGCCACGGCTACTACGTCATGCCCGTCCTGGCCGGCGACCGGCTGGTCGCCCGGGTCGATCCCAAGCACGACCGGCCTGGCGGCCGGCTGCTGCTGCGGGCGCTCACCCTCGAGGACGGCGGCGACCGGGCCGAGGCGCTCGCGGCCACCGCCGTGGCCGCCCGGCACCTGGCCGCCCACCTGGGGGCGGCCGACGTCGAGCCGGGCGAGGAGGTCGAGCCGAGGCTCGCCCGGGAGCTGGCCGCCGCCCTGGCCGCCGCCGGCGGCACCGGCCCGGCTGCGGCCCGGGCCGCCACCGGACCACTCGAGGAGGACGCGGCCTCCGGCTGA
- a CDS encoding histone deacetylase family protein has protein sequence MPVVACDAHRAHDPPYEINFGRTVKPVWERVARGEVLRSALAGAGHPVTDPVEHGPEPLLAVHDRVLLDFLETAWDDWRAHHGPDVLVPDTFPVPGLGRGSARPPVSGLGRPGWFCFDTATPLVAGSWRAARAAADVALSGADLVAEGAPAAFALCRPPGHHAGPGYFGGFCLLNNAAIAARALAGLGRVAVVDVDFHHGNGTQDVFWEDPGVLYVSLHGDPAVHYPYFTGNAGEVGAGAGAGTTCNLPLPDGTDDGQYLRALEEAAGTVAAFDPTVLVVSLGFDTFVDDPIGGFGLGAGAYPRIGRLLAGLALPTLFVQEGGYALDAIGDCAVATLAGFQGAR, from the coding sequence ATGCCCGTCGTGGCCTGCGACGCCCACCGCGCCCACGACCCCCCGTACGAGATCAACTTCGGCCGGACCGTGAAGCCCGTGTGGGAGCGGGTCGCCCGCGGCGAAGTGCTCCGCTCGGCCCTGGCCGGCGCCGGCCACCCGGTCACCGACCCGGTCGAGCACGGCCCCGAGCCGCTGCTGGCCGTGCACGACCGCGTCCTGCTCGACTTCCTGGAGACCGCCTGGGACGACTGGCGCGCCCACCACGGCCCGGACGTGCTCGTCCCCGACACCTTCCCGGTGCCGGGCCTGGGCCGGGGGTCGGCAAGACCGCCCGTCTCCGGCCTGGGGCGACCAGGCTGGTTCTGCTTCGACACCGCCACGCCGCTGGTGGCGGGGAGCTGGCGGGCTGCCCGCGCCGCCGCCGACGTCGCCCTGTCCGGCGCGGACCTGGTCGCCGAGGGCGCCCCGGCCGCCTTCGCGCTCTGCCGGCCCCCCGGGCACCACGCCGGCCCGGGCTACTTCGGCGGCTTCTGCCTGCTCAACAACGCGGCGATCGCGGCCCGGGCCCTGGCCGGGCTGGGGCGGGTGGCGGTGGTGGACGTCGACTTCCACCACGGCAACGGCACCCAGGACGTGTTCTGGGAGGACCCCGGGGTGCTGTACGTGTCGCTCCACGGCGACCCGGCCGTCCACTACCCCTACTTCACCGGCAACGCCGGCGAGGTGGGCGCCGGGGCGGGCGCGGGCACCACCTGCAACCTGCCCCTCCCCGACGGCACCGACGACGGCCAGTACCTGCGCGCGCTCGAGGAGGCGGCCGGGACGGTGGCCGCCTTCGACCCGACCGTGCTGGTGGTGAGCCTCGGCTTCGACACGTTCGTCGACGACCCGATCGGCGGGTTCGGACTCGGCGCCGGCGCCTACCCGCGCATCGGCCGGCTGCTGGCCGGGCTCGCCCTGCCCACGCTGTTCGTGCAGGAGGGCGGCTACGCGCTCGACGCGATCGGCGACTGCGCGGTGGCCACCCTTGCCGGGTTCCAGGGCGCCCGCTGA
- a CDS encoding YihY/virulence factor BrkB family protein encodes MGWAQGLLRAFDRFQQRQPWLGFPIAVVKKYGDDQGGHHAALLAYYGFFSLFPLLMVLTTLLGFVLQDRTDLQQRILDSALTQFPVIGNDIKENLGALPGSGTALAVGLLTAMYGGLGVAEAAQNAMNGVWNVPRKRYPNFFVRRIRGLLWLVTLGGGLLLVTVVSGVTAAGDSAASRLAGIGISLAVDTLLFLLGFRVLTVRTGAVRELLPGAVLAGLGWLVLQQLGGWYVDSQLKRASNTYGTFALVIGLLSWLYLAATVTLYAAELNVVRARRLWPRSLIQPPLAGADQRVLEALAKQEERRPEETVEVVFHAEEPGDGRPAEPDWADPDPPAPRG; translated from the coding sequence ATGGGGTGGGCTCAGGGGCTGCTGCGGGCGTTCGACCGTTTCCAGCAGCGGCAGCCGTGGCTCGGGTTCCCGATCGCGGTGGTCAAGAAGTACGGCGACGACCAGGGCGGCCACCACGCCGCCCTGCTCGCCTACTACGGGTTCTTCTCGCTGTTCCCGCTGCTCATGGTGCTCACCACCCTGCTCGGGTTCGTGCTGCAGGACCGGACCGACCTGCAGCAGCGCATCCTCGACTCGGCCCTGACCCAGTTCCCGGTGATCGGCAACGACATCAAGGAGAACCTCGGCGCCCTGCCCGGCAGCGGGACGGCCCTGGCCGTCGGGCTGCTGACCGCCATGTACGGCGGGCTGGGGGTTGCCGAAGCGGCCCAGAACGCGATGAACGGGGTCTGGAACGTCCCCCGCAAGCGTTACCCGAACTTCTTCGTGCGGCGGATCCGCGGCCTGCTCTGGCTCGTGACCCTTGGCGGCGGGCTCCTGCTCGTCACCGTGGTGTCGGGCGTCACCGCGGCCGGGGACTCGGCCGCCTCGCGACTGGCCGGCATCGGCATCTCCCTGGCCGTCGACACGCTGCTGTTCCTGCTCGGCTTCCGGGTCCTCACCGTCCGCACGGGGGCCGTGCGCGAGCTGCTGCCCGGGGCGGTGCTCGCCGGGCTCGGCTGGCTCGTGCTGCAGCAGCTGGGCGGCTGGTACGTCGACAGCCAGCTCAAGCGGGCGAGCAACACCTACGGGACGTTCGCGCTGGTGATCGGGCTGCTGTCGTGGCTGTACCTGGCCGCGACGGTGACGCTGTACGCGGCCGAGCTCAACGTGGTCCGGGCCCGGCGCCTGTGGCCGCGCAGCCTGATCCAGCCGCCGCTGGCCGGCGCCGACCAGCGGGTCCTCGAGGCGCTGGCGAAGCAGGAGGAGCGCCGGCCCGAGGAGACCGTCGAGGTCGTCTTCCACGCCGAGGAGCCCGGCGACGGGCGCCCCGCCGAGCCCGACTGGGCCGACCCCGACCCCCCCGCTCCGCGCGGCTGA
- a CDS encoding citrate synthase codes for MSEQPGTGTLSVTDSRTGRTYEIPIEDGAIRATALRQIKVGDDDFGLLSYDPAFLNTASCRSAITFIDGDKGILRYRGYPIQELAERCTFLEVAYLLIEGELPDQAQLAGWRQEVTHHTLIHENVKKFIDGFHHDAHPMGILVSTVGALSTFYPDAKKIHDAGKRHEQIVRLIAKIATLAAFAYRHAMGLPYAYPNNELSYAGNFLNMMWKAVELEYKPDPILEHALDVLFILHADHEQNCSTNAMRAVGSSHADPYSAAAAAAAALYGPLHGGANEQVLRMLAGIGSVDQVPDYVRRVKAGEFRLMGFGHRVYKNYDPRATIIKQVAEDVFKVTGMNPLLEIAVELERIALEDDYFVSKRLYPNVDFYSGIIYQAMGFPVEMFPVLFAIGRMAGWLAQWQEGLLDPEQKIARPRQLYVGKPERHVPEDRGDKH; via the coding sequence ATGTCGGAGCAACCAGGCACCGGCACGCTCAGCGTGACCGACAGCCGCACCGGACGGACCTACGAGATCCCCATCGAGGACGGCGCCATCCGGGCCACCGCGCTGCGCCAGATCAAGGTCGGCGACGACGACTTCGGGCTGCTGTCCTACGACCCCGCCTTCCTGAACACCGCCAGCTGCCGCAGCGCGATCACCTTCATCGACGGCGACAAGGGCATCCTGCGCTACCGCGGCTACCCGATCCAGGAGCTGGCCGAGCGGTGCACCTTCCTCGAGGTCGCCTACCTGCTGATCGAGGGCGAGCTGCCCGACCAGGCCCAGCTCGCCGGGTGGCGGCAGGAGGTCACCCACCACACCCTCATCCACGAGAACGTCAAGAAGTTCATCGACGGGTTCCATCACGACGCCCACCCGATGGGGATCCTCGTCAGCACCGTCGGCGCCCTGTCGACCTTCTACCCCGACGCCAAGAAGATCCACGACGCTGGCAAGCGGCACGAGCAGATCGTCCGGCTCATCGCCAAGATCGCCACCCTGGCCGCGTTCGCCTACCGGCACGCGATGGGCCTGCCCTACGCCTATCCCAACAACGAGCTGTCCTACGCGGGCAACTTCCTGAACATGATGTGGAAGGCGGTGGAGCTCGAGTACAAGCCCGACCCGATCCTCGAGCACGCCCTGGACGTGCTGTTCATCCTGCACGCCGACCACGAGCAGAACTGCTCCACCAATGCCATGCGGGCGGTCGGCAGCTCCCACGCCGACCCCTACTCGGCCGCGGCAGCGGCGGCCGCCGCCCTCTACGGCCCCCTCCACGGCGGCGCCAACGAGCAGGTCCTGCGCATGCTCGCCGGGATCGGCTCGGTGGACCAGGTACCCGACTACGTCCGCCGGGTCAAGGCGGGCGAGTTCCGGCTCATGGGCTTCGGGCACCGCGTGTACAAGAACTACGACCCCCGGGCGACGATCATCAAGCAGGTGGCCGAGGACGTGTTCAAGGTCACCGGCATGAACCCGCTGCTCGAGATCGCGGTGGAGCTCGAGCGGATCGCCCTCGAGGACGACTACTTCGTGAGCAAGCGGCTCTACCCCAACGTGGATTTCTACTCGGGCATCATCTACCAGGCCATGGGCTTCCCGGTGGAGATGTTCCCGGTGCTGTTCGCGATCGGCCGCATGGCGGGCTGGCTGGCCCAGTGGCAGGAGGGGCTGCTGGACCCCGAGCAGAAGATCGCCCGACCCCGCCAGCTCTACGTCGGGAAGCCCGAGCGTCACGTCCCCGAGGACCGGGGCGACAAGCACTGA
- the pgl gene encoding 6-phosphogluconolactonase gives MPAGRTSGRADTRREGSAIGRVEVVQDAGALAEAAARAAIADIEAAVDAYGSCTWVLTGGTSPVAAYRRLAGHDLRAGVEWERVRVAMGDERCVPVDHPESNWGQASAALLDHVPVPERNLLRLRGELPAAQAAAEYEARLRALPPNPAGVPRLELVWLGVGPDGHCLSLFPGHAELEVVDRLVVAVHGAPKPPPDRVSLTLAALAGAERLLVLAAGQEKAAPVAQALTRLDSDLPIARAVATVEQAGGAVTWLLDRAAAG, from the coding sequence GTGCCCGCCGGGCGCACCAGCGGCCGGGCGGACACGAGGAGGGAGGGGAGCGCCATCGGTCGGGTGGAGGTGGTCCAGGACGCGGGCGCGCTGGCCGAGGCGGCCGCGCGCGCGGCCATCGCCGACATCGAGGCGGCGGTGGACGCGTACGGGTCGTGCACGTGGGTGCTGACCGGCGGCACCAGCCCGGTGGCCGCCTACCGCCGCCTGGCCGGCCATGACCTGCGAGCCGGGGTCGAGTGGGAGCGGGTGCGGGTGGCCATGGGTGACGAGCGCTGCGTGCCGGTCGACCACCCCGAGTCCAACTGGGGCCAGGCATCCGCGGCCCTGCTCGACCACGTCCCGGTGCCCGAACGGAACCTGCTCCGCCTGCGCGGCGAGCTGCCCGCCGCGCAGGCCGCCGCCGAGTACGAGGCCAGGCTGCGCGCGCTGCCGCCCAACCCCGCCGGAGTGCCCCGGCTCGAGCTGGTCTGGCTCGGGGTGGGCCCGGACGGGCACTGCCTGTCGCTGTTCCCCGGCCACGCGGAGCTCGAGGTGGTCGACCGGCTGGTGGTCGCGGTCCACGGCGCGCCCAAGCCACCGCCCGACCGGGTGAGCCTCACCCTGGCCGCCCTGGCCGGCGCCGAGCGGCTGCTGGTGCTGGCCGCCGGGCAAGAGAAGGCCGCGCCGGTCGCCCAGGCCCTGACACGGCTGGACTCCGACCTGCCCATCGCCCGCGCGGTGGCCACCGTCGAGCAGGCCGGTGGCGCGGTCACCTGGCTGCTGGACCGGGCCGCGGCCGGGTAG
- a CDS encoding glucose-6-phosphate dehydrogenase assembly protein OpcA, which translates to MTETARRGEVRGWGLEPVALADVEKVLERQRREWEGDHGMLVRASVANLVVVCPDRAAGQQALAAVERLGPRAPSRCVALIAEPPEGRKGVRAWARLVQQDPRSGPGMAWDEVVVQATVPPRHLTAVVLPLLLPELPVFTFWWGTPPFAHEAFDELNSVSNRLIVDSAAFADPPADLARLAKAASALTAALSDCVWQRLTPWRELLAAPFGGPPLRSAVDRVRWLRVDAVEPTAGLELTGWFASRLGWALDRAHLSGDDWVARYATERGTCEARITQALGSGTLTRVDLQVATDDGPASIRVEAPPGHLVATVETPGHPTTRRKVGLAGLVSDPAGLGAELEVFGRERIFEEALLQAATLAEQ; encoded by the coding sequence GTGACCGAGACGGCCCGGCGGGGCGAGGTGCGGGGCTGGGGGCTGGAGCCGGTCGCCCTGGCCGACGTCGAGAAAGTCCTCGAGCGCCAGCGCAGGGAGTGGGAAGGCGACCACGGCATGCTCGTGCGTGCCAGCGTGGCCAATCTCGTGGTTGTCTGCCCCGACCGGGCCGCCGGCCAGCAGGCGCTGGCCGCGGTCGAGCGGCTCGGGCCGCGGGCGCCGTCACGCTGCGTGGCGCTGATCGCCGAGCCACCCGAGGGCAGGAAGGGGGTGCGCGCCTGGGCCCGGCTGGTCCAGCAGGACCCCAGGAGCGGGCCCGGCATGGCCTGGGACGAGGTGGTCGTGCAGGCCACCGTCCCCCCGCGCCACCTGACCGCGGTGGTGCTGCCGCTGCTACTGCCCGAGCTGCCGGTGTTCACCTTCTGGTGGGGTACGCCGCCGTTCGCGCACGAGGCGTTCGACGAGCTCAACTCGGTCAGCAACCGGCTGATCGTCGACTCGGCCGCGTTCGCCGACCCGCCCGCCGACCTGGCCAGGCTGGCCAAGGCGGCCTCGGCGCTGACCGCGGCGCTGTCGGACTGCGTTTGGCAGCGGCTGACACCCTGGCGGGAGCTGCTCGCCGCGCCGTTCGGCGGCCCGCCGCTGCGCAGCGCGGTCGACCGGGTGCGCTGGCTGCGGGTGGACGCGGTCGAGCCAACCGCCGGGCTCGAGCTGACCGGGTGGTTCGCCTCCCGGCTCGGCTGGGCGCTGGACCGGGCCCACCTGAGCGGCGACGACTGGGTCGCCCGGTACGCCACCGAGCGGGGCACCTGCGAGGCGCGCATCACTCAGGCGCTCGGGTCAGGCACCCTCACCAGGGTCGACCTGCAGGTCGCCACCGACGACGGCCCGGCCAGCATCCGGGTGGAGGCGCCGCCCGGCCACCTGGTCGCCACCGTTGAGACGCCCGGGCACCCCACCACCCGCCGCAAGGTCGGTCTGGCCGGCCTGGTCAGCGACCCGGCCGGGCTGGGCGCCGAGCTGGAGGTGTTCGGGCGCGAGCGCATCTTCGAGGAGGCCCTGTTGCAGGCGGCCACCCTGGCCGAGCAGTAA